The following are encoded together in the Plasmodium reichenowi strain SY57 chromosome 3, whole genome shotgun sequence genome:
- a CDS encoding hypothetical protein (conserved Plasmodium protein, unknown function), which produces MNNITIRKPLFEVPNENKSNVLKYEKDNDFNNKKNDPSNLKSYISSTLPYKRIENNYHNYNNTTYDENNKNDEDDIPLDLNDKENMNFFVNKKNIHNSNLNYNHDNILQSYRNGEINTNYNIMDNMYDVYYINKSKANLNDYLKHVNINHTAPCIGEFRTCMNCFLNISTLFCKTCNIFLCAICNVKLHNNKSNHIINVASSGLYENNVKFNDIILKEKDKWLVELDNSIPIKIREKCSVHTKEYIKYVCKTCKYTLLCADCLLNDPVHVQNKMESDMNVMENDMNVMENDMNVMENDINIRKNDMNIIKNDMNIIKNDMNIIKNDMNIRKNDMNIRKNDMNIIKNVPEQKRKNEHFLPEHVEENNDNDHVSSLLNSIKDDEKINDEKINDDNIKNEKNLKDSNKNKRENQYIVSIYKKEETNDSNNKDVIKDVIYNNDIDKLKPGFKLIRGDHEILTLIDARNDIKEELNNKLEILCKKSLILKNTLPSLRNICKYGKLTCKNNKRSIRSGFTVTNNILNDKKVKIHNDLKKLQDKSTNFLKKLDQERINYRNYLEKKKSELQHMIKLSNKNAGLALDYYVQKLESFKCLFFTKDNLIDIEKKLEVPHSQIKSEFLSFLIEEMKYDILNSKMNIQNRCQSITKEFEQLFNCNIEIPVYPVHFRDFLKKRTFNNKQEGLLISNDKKKKQQYFHILPFTDFYMNIEISCQIKCKRKDSLHSKWEKRTVSVRSIYLCIHTHSRYIKQSNKYQNDEFNENVSHKNDPVESIVYEMEQNEINEQEKRDRQMLGVDGMENRNKIENYEHIDNASCEISNKENCLIQKNMSNNLSNDIESIICLSNVEIKMFNDPNITNITILEKRNYSYGIELTEYNDKKDLVGYWLLSQNNEKDMKELYHILCTIKKKNPKAARIPSFYPKINMNNSMFDYHENNISTIYKNFSANLMEPSYFINTSEQDINERDEKYLEASINDYMSDDNKKKKRYDSIESLTGSDKIKNDPICQGGHSSSLLYYYDNNSDDNNNNNNNNMYRSSCTSSNNYYILTNDKRLNMDNFINNNLDINNLQNKVIEKNLENIKNVKLTKKSNYEQSNNMNSKDEYNISSDKSKKEDTLNLSKKSSYEYNNKILRSRSNKSLNGTYENNLCTGKKKNKGTVLKDIEHINDIQDKYPEDLNIDCVKKYVIENEERHLLPLEMEYNFVSSEDKFGLHRIKNDNNTIYMKHQNDDNLYDDNKKEHVLFFDTSKNVSIQGNNNINSVMKTNHYEVEKNNKDERNYDNFTCNKKKIYYNIINSDKEMYHNNIIYTENKKEGTGNIHLNGKYNDITNLELFKLDDVKEFLDTFKDSYIDCHNKKGNILNMTNKNKEDHEIIDVPDKIFNETNMITMDNNKMYDDKNVHKKKCTHNDVIHHNMNILSTSIKNNEENLFIDTYQKQNRIGDINMNRINFLQEDDDKKKKLILFEYTKNDHMINNNKNNLEGIEEFSDFIEKKKKNKIKKKIKNKKKNESYHKIDESLLSNEKNNKVSLLLINNNKDSSSLDNNNNNNNNNNSFSKDKNRINNEKKKFEIIKKEDDVDHLKCSLENNSNNNNNNKKKKVIKKEIIEDKEKNDIYKRDNIYIKDVSVVSPLINNHPNLNTMRKDITIEPLKIMNGKNKLIKDLKKIQEQVERKIRKYKIQMDQENKKPPPSKNKINMKSINLEIHHDKNVDSQGIVDYVLNQIGNKKMGQ; this is translated from the coding sequence ATGAACAATATTACAATTCGTAAACCATTATTTGAAGTTCCCAATGAAAATAAGAGTAATGTCCTgaaatatgaaaaagacaatgattttaataataaaaaaaatgatcCATCAAATTTAAAAAGCTATATAAGTTCAACTTTACCATACAAAAGAATTGAAAACAATTATCATAactataataatactacatatgatgaaaataataagaatgaTGAGGATGATATACCTTTAgatttaaatgataaagaaaatatgaacttttttgttaataaaaaaaatatacataacTCGAATTTAAACTATAATCATGATAATATCTTACAATCTTATAGAAATGGagaaataaatacaaactataatattatggataatatgtatgatgtatattatattaataaaagtaaaGCTAACCTTAACGACTATCTTAAACATGTTAATATTAATCATACCGCACCATGTATTGGGGAATTTAGAACATGCATGAACTgctttttaaatatttccACACTATTCTGTAAAACCtgtaatatattcttatgtGCAATTTGTAATGTAAAActacataataataaatccaatcatattataaatgtagCCAGTAGCGGGTTATACGAAAATAATGTTAAAtttaatgatattattttaaaagaaaaagataaatgGCTTGTTGAATTAGATAATAGCATACCAATAAAAATTCGAGAAAAATGTTCTGTTCATACtaaggaatatataaaatatgtatgtaaAACTTGTAAATATACACTCCTGTGTGCAGACTGTTTGTTAAATGATCCTGTACATGTTCAGAATAAAATGGAAAGTGACATGAACGTAATGGAAAATGACATGAACGTAATGGAAAATGACATGAACGTAATGGAAAATGACATTAacataagaaaaaatgacatgaacataataaaaaatgacatgaacataataaaaaatgacatgaacataataaaaaatgacatgaacataagaaaaaatgacatgaacataagaaaaaatgacatgaacataataaaaaatgtaccTGAACAAAAGAGAAAAAACGAACACTTTCTTCCTGAACACGTTGaggaaaataatgataatgacCATGTGAGTAGTTTATTAAATAGCATTAAAGAcgatgaaaaaataaatgatgaaaaaataaatgatgataatataaagaatgAGAAAAATCTAAAAgatagtaataaaaataaaagagaAAATCAATATATAGTAAGTAtctataaaaaagaagagaCAAATgattcaaataataaagatgtCATTAAAGATGTCATTTATAATAACGATATTGATAAATTAAAACCTGGGTTTAAATTGATTAGAGGGGATCATGAAATTTTAACATTGATTGATGCAAGAAATGACataaaagaagaattaaataacAAATTAGAAATATTGTGTAAAAAatctttaattttaaaaaatacattgCCTTCTTTGAGaaatatttgtaaatatGGAAAACTTACCTgcaaaaataataaaagatcCATACGATCTGGATTTACTgtaacaaataatatattgaatGATAAAAAAGTTAAGATTCAtaatgatttaaaaaaattacaagACAAGAGTACGAACTTTTTGAAAAAGTTAGATCAAGAAAGAATAAATTATCGAAATTATttagaaaagaaaaaaagtGAATTACAACATATGATAAAATTGAGTAATAAGAATGCAGGTTTGGCATTAGATTATTATGTACAAAAATTAGAATCATTTAAATGTTTGTTTTTTACAAAAGATAATTTGATagatatagaaaaaaaattggaAGTACCTCATTCTCAAATAAAATCAGAATTCTTGTCATTTCTAATAGAAGAGATgaaatatgatatattaaattcaaaaatgaatatacaaaatagATGTCAGAGTATAACAAAAGAATTTGAACAATTATTTAATTGTAATATAGAAATTCCTGTATATCCAGTACATTTTAGagattttttaaagaagagaacatttaataataaacaagAAGGTTTATTAATAagtaatgataaaaaaaaaaaacaacaatattttcatatattacCTTTTACagatttttatatgaatatcGAAATATCTTGTCAAATCAAATGTAAGAGAAAAGATTCATTACATTCAAAATGGGAAAAAAGAACTGTGTCGGTTCGttccatatatttatgtattcATACACATTcaagatatataaaacaatctaataaatatcaaaatgatgaatttaatgaaaatgtTTCACATAAAAATGATCCCGTGGAAAGCATCGTATATGAGATGGAACAGAACGAAATAAATGAACAAGAAAAGAGAGATAGACAAATGTTAGGAGTAGATGGAATGGAAAATAGGAATAAAATTGAGAATTACGAACATATAGATAATGCAAGTTGTGAAATTTCAAATAAAGAGAATTGCttaattcaaaaaaatatgtcAAACAATTTAAGTAACGATATTGAATCTATTATATGTCTTAGTAATgttgaaataaaaatgttcaATGACCctaatataacaaatataactatattagaaaaaagaaattattcCTATGGAATAGAGCTAACtgaatataatgataaaaaagatTTAGTTGGTTACTGGCTCTTAAGTCAAAACAATGAAAAAGATATGAAAgaattatatcatatattatgtactattaaaaagaagaatCCTAAGGCAGCTCGTATACCTTCATTTTATCCTaagataaatatgaataattcTATGTTTGATTATCATgagaataatataagtaCGATATATAAGAATTTTTCGGCAAACCTTATGGAACCgtcttattttattaatacatCTGAACAGGATATAAATGAAAGagatgaaaaatatttagaAGCAAGTATTAATGATTATATGagtgatgataataaaaaaaaaaaaagatatgaTAGTATCGAATCCTTAACAGGTAGTGATaagataaaaaatgatCCAATTTGTCAAGGTGGGCATAGTTCTagtttattatattattatgacAACAAtagtgatgataataataataataataataataatatgtatcGTAGTAGTTGTACtagtagtaataattattatattttaacaaATGATAAACGCCTTAATATggataattttataaacaacaatttagatataaataatttacaaaataaagtTATCGAAAAAAATTTAGAGAACATAAAGAATGTTAAATTAACCAAAAAAAGTAACTATGAACAATCAAATAACATGAATTCCAAGGATGAGTATAACATATCTTCAgataaaagtaaaaaagaagatacCTTAAATTTAAGCAAGAAATCatcatatgaatataataataaaatactTCGATCAAGAAGTAATAAATCTTTGAATGGTActtatgaaaataatttatgtactggaaaaaaaaaaaataaaggaaCTGTATTAAAGGATATAgaacatataaatgatatacaGGACAAATATCCTGAAGATCTAAATATAGATTGTgtgaaaaaatatgtaatagaaaatgaagaaagGCATCTATTGCCTTTAGAAATGGAGTATAATTTTGTGTCTAGTGAAGATAAATTCGGTTTACATAGGATAAAAAATGACaataatacaatatatatgaaacatcaaaatgatgataatttatatgatgataataaaaaggaacatgtattattttttgatacAAGTAAAAATGTATCGATTCAaggtaataataatataaacagTGTAATGAAAACAAATCATTATGAAGTcgaaaagaataataaagacgaaagaaattatgataattttacatgtaacaaaaaaaaaatatattacaacataataaatagtGACAAAGAAATGTaccataataatattatatatacagaaaataaaaaagaaggaaCCGGAAATATTCATCTTAATGGTAAGTATAACGATATAACCAACTTGGAACTTTTTAAATTAGATGATGTTAAAGAATTTCTGGACACATTTAAGGATTCATATATAGATTgtcataataaaaaagggaatattttaaatatgacGAATAAGAATAAAGAAGATCATGAAATAATTGATGTTCctgataaaatatttaatgaaaCTAATATGATTACTATGGATAACAACAAAATGTATGATGACAAAAATGTACATAAGAAGAAATGTACACATAATGATGTCATACATcataatatgaatattttaagtacttcaataaaaaataatgaggaaaatttatttatagatACCTATCAAAAACAAAATCGTATTGGagatattaatatgaacaggattaattttcttcaagaagatgatgataaaaaaaaaaaattaattttatttgaatataccaaaaatgatcatatgataaataataataaaaacaatttaGAGGGTATAGAAGAATTCTCCGAttttattgaaaaaaaaaaaaaaaataaaataaaaaaaaaaataaaaaataaaaaaaaaaatgaatcTTATCATAAAATAGATGAATCATTACTCagtaatgaaaaaaataataaagtgTCCTTACTactaataaataataacaagGACTCTTCATCActagataataataataataataataataataataatagcTTCTCAAAAGATAAGAATcgtataaataatgaaaaaaaaaaatttgaaataataaaaaaggaagatGATGTAGATCATCTGAAATGTTCCTTAGAAAATAATagcaataataataataataataagaagaagaaggttataaaaaaagaaataatagaagataaagaaaagaatgatatttacaaaagagacaatatatacattaaaGATGTAAGTGTAGTATCTCCTCTTATAAATAATCATCCTAATTTAAATACCATGAGAAAGGACATAACCATTGAACCTCTCAAAATAATGaatggaaaaaataaattaataaaggatttaaaaaaaattcaagAACAAGttgaaagaaaaataaggaaatataaaatacaaatgGACCAAGAAAATAAGAAGCCACCACcttcaaaaaataaaattaatatgaAAAGTATAAATTTGGAGATTCACcatgataaaaatgtagATTCTCAAGGTATTGTAGATTATGTATTAAATCAAATAGGCAACAAAAAAATGGGTCAATAA
- a CDS encoding hypothetical protein (conserved Plasmodium protein, unknown function) has product MKELVSSFLNNLSQVSSELSCCKNKKFHVDNVSLCGIEDVLHNKDRSSLIDKEKINTLMELYKNENIYESYEEYDIDKYEKIKNNNILKNMGGNKLNVCNACLFCNNNNNSQNHMKKNKNVSENINNVIDLDDEILIANFPFNSLRDVENLTYTNSEHTLNNKEYSYIKNSIDLDLDQQIKNQKKNNNSKNSSHLYNEIVKEGEYDNDDSPNLDEDTSQFKFSVLNKIKNNIHNTKDELTNNYDIIKNTLNQDYEKNIDQKEKHDIIVDNMVNSMEYQNDMDTNIKAKKKKKNQAYSNLYAKSDIPSSNLDDGSCKGCKASDTSSEFFSVASGMKPNN; this is encoded by the coding sequence ATGAAGGAACTTGTTTCGTCCTTTTTGAATAACCTTAGCCAGGTAAGTTCCGAGCTAAGTTGTTGTAAGAACAAAAAGTTTCATGTGGATAATGTTAGTTTATGTGGGATAGAAGATGTACTACATAATAAAGATAGGAGTTCGTTAATAGATAAagagaaaataaataccTTAATGGAATTGtacaaaaatgaaaatatatatgagagttatgaagaatatgatatagataaatatgagaaaataaaaaataataatatattaaaaaatatgggGGGTAATAAATTGAATGTATGTAATGCatgtttattttgtaataataataataatagtcaaaatcatatgaaaaaaaataaaaatgtatctgaaaatataaataatgttatTGATCTAGATgatgaaatattaattgCTAATTTCCCATTTAATTCTTTAAGAGATGTTGAAAATTTAACGTATACAAATTCTGAACAtacattaaataataaagaatatagttatataaaaaattcgATAGATCTAGATTTAGATcaacaaattaaaaatcaaaaaaaaaataacaattCTAAAAATTCTAGccatttatataatgaaattGTAAAAGAAGGTGaatatgataatgatgatagTCCGAACTTGGATGAAGACACTTCTCAATTTAAATTTTCagtattaaataaaattaaaaataacataCACAATACAAAAGATGAATTAActaataattatgatataataaaaaataccTTAAATCAAgattatgaaaaaaatatagacCAAAAGGAAAAACATGATATTATAGTAGATAATATGGTGAATTCAATGGAATATCAAAATGATATGgatacaaatataaaagcaaaaaaaaaaaagaaaaaccAAGCATATTCAAATCTTTATGCAAAATCAGATATACCATCATCAAATTTAGATGATGGTTCTTGTAAAGGTTGTAAAGCTTCAGATACATCATCAGAATTTTTTTCGGTAGCTAGTGGCATGAAGCCAAATAATTAA
- a CDS encoding TCP-1/cpn60 chaperonin family, putative — protein SLPIVLLKEGTDTAQGRSQIIRNINACQIIVDIVKTTLGPRGMDKLIYTERDVTITNDGATVMNLLNISHPAASILVDIAKSQDDEVGDGTTSVVVVAGELLNEAKGLLNDGIEPNMIIDGFRNACNVAINKLNELSLNFSNKNEEEKRSILLKCAQTALNSKLVSNHKEFFGELVVNAVYKLGDNLDKSNIGIKKVTGGSCLDTQLIYGVAFKKTFSYAGFEQQPKKFINPKILLLNVELELKAEKENAEVRIENPNEYNSIVQAEWDIIFKKLNLIKDSGANIVLSKLPIGDIATQFFADHDIFCAGRVEDADLKRTANATGAIVQTSLFNLNNDVLGTCGVFEEVQIGNERYNIFKECLKTKSVTIILRGGAKQFIEEVERSINDAIMIVLRCITNSEIVPGAGSIEMQLSKYLRIYSRSICNKEQIVLFSFAKALESIPRHLSHNAGYDSTDILNKLRKKHSEQTSDIWYGVDCMEGDIINAYDNCIFEVTKIKRNVIYSATEAACLILSIDETIKNPSSAAGTQRSPYS, from the coding sequence TCCTTACCGATTGTTCTTCTGAAGGAAGGGACGGATACCGCTCAGGGTAGAAGCCAAATAATTAGAAATATCAATGCTTGTCAGATTATTGTAGATATAGTAAAGACAACCCTAGGTCCTCGAGGTATGgataaattaatttatacaGAAAGAGATGTTACGATAACAAATGATGGTGCTACCGTAatgaatttattaaatattagTCATCCAGCTGCTTCAATATTAGTTGATATAGCAAAATCTCAAGATGACGAAGTTGGTGATGGTACTACTTCTGTTGTTGTTGTGGCAGGTGAATTGTTGAATGAAGCAAAGGGTTTGTTAAATGATGGTATTGAACCGAATATGATTATAGATGGATTTCGTAACGCTTGTAATGTTGCtataaacaaattaaatgaattaaGTTTAAATTTTTCTAATAAGAATGAAGAAGAGAAAAGAAgcattttattaaaatgtgCTCAAACAGCATTAAATTCCAAACTAGTTTCTAATCATAAAGAATTTTTTGGTGAGTTAGTTGTTAATGCTGTTTATAAATTAGGTGACAATTTAGATAAATCCAATATaggtataaaaaaagttaCAGGAGGTTCTTGTTTAGATACTCAATTAATTTATGGTGTTgcatttaaaaaaacattttctTATGCTGGTTTTGAACAACAAccaaaaaaatttattaatcccaaaattttattattaaatgtaGAATTAGAATTAAAAGcagaaaaagaaaatgcCGAAGTAAGAATTGAAAACCctaatgaatataattcTATAGTACAAGCTGAATGggatattatttttaaaaaattaaatcTAATTAAAGATAGTGGTGCTAATATTGTTTTATCAAAATTACCTATTGGAGATATAGCTACACAATTTTTTGCAGATCATGATATTTTCTGTGCTGGTAGAGTTGAAGATGCTGATTTAAAAAGAACAGCAAATGCAACGGGTGCTATTGTACAAACATCcttatttaatttaaacAATGATGTTTTAGGTACATGTGGTGTTTTTGAAGAAGTACAAATAGGAAATgaaagatataatatttttaaagaatGTTTAAAAACCAAATCTGTAACTATTATTTTAAGAGGTGGAGCAAAACAATTTATTGAAGAAGTAGAAAGATCTATAAACGATGCTATTATGATTGTATTAAGATGTATAACCAATTCAGAAATTGTACCAGGGGCTGGATCGATAGAAATGCAATTATCAAAATATCTAAGAATCTATAGTAGATCCATATGTAATAAAGAACAAATTGTATTATTCTCATTTGCTAAAGCATTAGAATCTATACCTAGACATTTATCACATAATGCAGGATATGATTCAACAGATATCTTAAAcaaattaagaaaaaaacattCTGAACAAACTAGCGATATCTGGTATGGCGTAGATTGTATGGAAGGAGATATCATTAATGCATATGATAACTGTATTTTTGAAGTAAccaaaataaaaagaaatgttatatatagtGCTACTGAAGCAGCATGCTTGATTTTATCTATAGATGAAACTATTAAAAACCCAAGTAGTGCGGCAGGAACACAGAGAAGTCCTTATTCATAA
- a CDS encoding activator of Hsp90 ATPase, putative, whose amino-acid sequence MSFEITEEYYVPPEVLFNAFTDAYTLTRLSRGSLAEVDLKVGGKFSLFSGSILGEFTEITKPHKIVEKWKFRDWNEYDYSTVTVEFISVKENHTKLKLTHNNIPASNKYNEGGVLERCKNGWTQNFLHNIEVILGYPKKK is encoded by the exons atgagcTTTGAAATTACGGAAGAGTATTATGTTCCTCCTGAGGTTTTATTTAACGCTTTTACCGATGCTTATACATTAACACGACTATCCAGGGGATCTTTAGCTGAAGTG GATTTAAAAGTTGGAGGAAAGTTCAGCCTTTTTTCTGGGAGTATATTAGGAGAATTTACCGAAATAACAAAGCCACACAAAATAGTGGAGAAATGGAAATTTAGAGACTGGAATGAATATGACTACAGTACAGTAACAGTGGAATTTATAAGTGTAAAAGAAAATCACACAAAGTTAAAGCTCacacataataatataccaGCAAGCAACAAATATAACGAAG GTGGTGTTTTGGAAAGGTGCAAAAACGGATGGACACAAAActttttacataatatagAAGTTATATTAGGATATccaaaaaagaaataa
- a CDS encoding DNA polymerase epsilon subunit b, putative encodes MDEKVTNQEVEEIIKHINENKKNEGEHQNKKIKKKHFEYVNLSERFIITCPTYTQQFSHIYSLRIKIMKTLLMRTIEDIVKKEEGYERKKKNINSENINNNENINNNQNINNNENINNNENINNYNNYHILQYLKEIKVNEKCYCIGTIFKKMELRPSILNEYLSEINIINNTINYTHDEDILFLEDETARLKLEGNINSDFYITGLTIIVKGIGMSNGSLYVEEIIYSYIPKLDIPKCISNDDKFILFVSGLYINELNKSINNISLLRNFILRLHGDTYLSENLIRLIILGNSLSNIDNDEKDMNTIDVFLSSLCSSIHIDLMPGDKDPSDSNLPQQPFPNIFFKKARNFNSFQCVTNPYLFSIDNINICCMSGEPVHNITSYSKNNKINALKLIAQSRILSPTSPDTLGCYPFTKNDPFCLNDDNTYPHIFINGNCSKLEVQYMQDDNKQLPLLVCLPNFNISPKAFLINLKNLEYKILTFQIDEDK; translated from the coding sequence ATGGACGAAAAAGTAACAAACCAAGAAGTCgaagaaataataaaacatattaatGAGAATAAGAAGAATGAAGGAGAACATCagaataagaaaataaagaagaaacaTTTCGAATATGTAAATTTATCGGAAAGGTTTATAATTACATGCCCTACATATACACAACAATTTAGTCATATTTATAGTTTgagaataaaaattatgaaaacACTTTTGATGAGAACAATAGAAGATATTGTGAAGAAGGAAGAAGGatatgaaagaaaaaaaaaaaatataaatagtgaaaatataaataataatgaaaatataaataataatcaaaatataaataataatgaaaatataaataataatgaaaatataaataattataataattatcatattcttcaatatttaaaagaaattaaagTAAACGAAAAATGTTATTGTATTGGTACgatttttaaaaaaatggaatTGCGTCCAtctatattaaatgaatatttaagtgaaataaacataattaataatacaataaattatacacatgatgaagatattttattcttagAAGATGAAACAGCTAGATTAAAATTAGaaggaaatataaatagtgatttttatataacagGTTTAACTATTATAGTAAAAGGTATTGGTATGAGTAATGGTTCTTTATATGTagaagaaattatatattcttatattcCTAAATTAGATATACCAAAGTGTATAAgtaatgatgataaatttattttatttgtatctggattatatattaatgaattaaataaaagtattaataatatatctttattaaGAAATTTTATTCTAAGATTACATGGTGATACATATTTATCAGAAAATCTAATTAGATTAATAATTCTTGGTAATTCTCTAAGTAATAttgataatgatgaaaagGATATGAACACAATAGATGTTTTcttatcatcattatgTTCTTCAATACATATTGATTTAATGCCTGGTGATAAAGATCCTAGTGATTCTAATTTACCACAACAACCTTTTcctaatatattttttaaaaaagcaagaaattttaattcttttcaATGTGTTACTAATCCATATTTATTCTCTATcgataatattaatatatgttgtATGTCAGGAGAACCTGTTCATAATATTACTTcttattcaaaaaataataaaatcaaTGCTCTCAAACTTATTGCACAAAGCAGAATATTATCTCCCACGTCTCCAGATACTTTAGGATGTTACCCCTTTACAAAAAATGATCCTTTCTGCTTAAATGACGATAATACATATccacatatatttattaatggTAACTGTTCAAAATTAGAAGTCCAATACATGcaagatgataataaacAATTGCCTCTCTTAGTATGTCTTCCAAACTTCAATATCTCACCGAAAGCCTTCCTTATTAACCTCAAAAATTTAgaatacaaaatattaacTTTTCAAATTGACGAAgacaaataa